Proteins co-encoded in one Dasypus novemcinctus isolate mDasNov1 chromosome 6, mDasNov1.1.hap2, whole genome shotgun sequence genomic window:
- the SFR1 gene encoding swi5-dependent recombination DNA repair protein 1 homolog isoform X3, producing the protein MESPSDSAVMLPSTPQAYENQSPFNNSSRQQTMSATLREQLRKTKFSFNSSYSVVKRLKVENEENGQTFSEKPASSTDEKFLEFQESLKHIPSEFEESTYLKNTFKKNFNACESKSLDFGSYIALQNDFVNENLPKQGLNEEKSKLVKQVKEKEDLLRRLKLVKMYRSKNDLSQLQLLIKKWRNCSQLLLYELQSAMSEEKKLSVTQLIDHYGLDDKLLHYNRSEEEFIDFN; encoded by the exons ATGGAAAGTCCATCAGACTCAGCTGTGATGTTACCTAGCACACCACAGGCCTATGAGAATCAGTCTCCTTTTAACAATAGTTCAAGACAACAA ACTATGAGTGCAACACTTAGAGAACAATTAAGGAAGacaaaattttcatttaattcctcTTATAGCGTGGTAAAACGTCTTAAAGtagagaatgaagaaaatggTCAGACTTTTTCAGAGAAACCAGCATCTTCTACAGATGAAAAATTTTTGGAATTTCAAGAAAGTTTGAAACACATACCCAGTGAATTTGAAGAAAgcacatatttgaaaaataccTTCAAGAAGAATTTTAATGCATGTGAATCTAAATCACTTGATTTTGGGTCATATATTGCTCTCCAAAATGACTTTGTGAATGAAAATCTTCCCAAACAAGGACTCAACGAAGAAAAATCAAAGTTGGTGAAGCAGGTTAAGGAAAAAGAAGACCTTCTTCGGAGGCTAAAACTAGTCAAAATGTATAGATCAAAG aatgACCTGTCTCAGTTACAACTGTTGATAAAGAAGTGGAGAAACTGTAGCCAGCTGTTGCTTTATGAGTTGCAATCAGCTATGTCTGAGGAGAAGAAACTAAGTGTTACTCAGTTGATAGACCACTATGGGTTAGATGATAAATTGCTACACTATAATAGAAGTGAAGAAGAATTTATAGATTTTAATTGA
- the SFR1 gene encoding swi5-dependent recombination DNA repair protein 1 homolog isoform X2 — protein MAEEINQDFIFKMESPSDSAVMLPSTPQAYENQSPFNNSSRQQTMSATLREQLRKTKFSFNSSYSVVKRLKVENEENGQTFSEKPASSTDEKFLEFQESLKHIPSEFEESTYLKNTFKKNFNACESKSLDFGSYIALQNDFVNENLPKQGLNEEKSKLVKQVKEKEDLLRRLKLVKMYRSKNDLSQLQLLIKKWRNCSQLLLYELQSAMSEEKKLSVTQLIDHYGLDDKLLHYNRSEEEFIDFN, from the exons ATGGCGGAAG agataAACCAAGATTTCATCTTCAAGATGGAAAGTCCATCAGACTCAGCTGTGATGTTACCTAGCACACCACAGGCCTATGAGAATCAGTCTCCTTTTAACAATAGTTCAAGACAACAA ACTATGAGTGCAACACTTAGAGAACAATTAAGGAAGacaaaattttcatttaattcctcTTATAGCGTGGTAAAACGTCTTAAAGtagagaatgaagaaaatggTCAGACTTTTTCAGAGAAACCAGCATCTTCTACAGATGAAAAATTTTTGGAATTTCAAGAAAGTTTGAAACACATACCCAGTGAATTTGAAGAAAgcacatatttgaaaaataccTTCAAGAAGAATTTTAATGCATGTGAATCTAAATCACTTGATTTTGGGTCATATATTGCTCTCCAAAATGACTTTGTGAATGAAAATCTTCCCAAACAAGGACTCAACGAAGAAAAATCAAAGTTGGTGAAGCAGGTTAAGGAAAAAGAAGACCTTCTTCGGAGGCTAAAACTAGTCAAAATGTATAGATCAAAG aatgACCTGTCTCAGTTACAACTGTTGATAAAGAAGTGGAGAAACTGTAGCCAGCTGTTGCTTTATGAGTTGCAATCAGCTATGTCTGAGGAGAAGAAACTAAGTGTTACTCAGTTGATAGACCACTATGGGTTAGATGATAAATTGCTACACTATAATAGAAGTGAAGAAGAATTTATAGATTTTAATTGA
- the SFR1 gene encoding swi5-dependent recombination DNA repair protein 1 homolog isoform X1, which translates to MAEGGSMLDEINQDFIFKMESPSDSAVMLPSTPQAYENQSPFNNSSRQQTMSATLREQLRKTKFSFNSSYSVVKRLKVENEENGQTFSEKPASSTDEKFLEFQESLKHIPSEFEESTYLKNTFKKNFNACESKSLDFGSYIALQNDFVNENLPKQGLNEEKSKLVKQVKEKEDLLRRLKLVKMYRSKNDLSQLQLLIKKWRNCSQLLLYELQSAMSEEKKLSVTQLIDHYGLDDKLLHYNRSEEEFIDFN; encoded by the exons ATGGCGGAAGGTGGTAGCATGTTGGATG agataAACCAAGATTTCATCTTCAAGATGGAAAGTCCATCAGACTCAGCTGTGATGTTACCTAGCACACCACAGGCCTATGAGAATCAGTCTCCTTTTAACAATAGTTCAAGACAACAA ACTATGAGTGCAACACTTAGAGAACAATTAAGGAAGacaaaattttcatttaattcctcTTATAGCGTGGTAAAACGTCTTAAAGtagagaatgaagaaaatggTCAGACTTTTTCAGAGAAACCAGCATCTTCTACAGATGAAAAATTTTTGGAATTTCAAGAAAGTTTGAAACACATACCCAGTGAATTTGAAGAAAgcacatatttgaaaaataccTTCAAGAAGAATTTTAATGCATGTGAATCTAAATCACTTGATTTTGGGTCATATATTGCTCTCCAAAATGACTTTGTGAATGAAAATCTTCCCAAACAAGGACTCAACGAAGAAAAATCAAAGTTGGTGAAGCAGGTTAAGGAAAAAGAAGACCTTCTTCGGAGGCTAAAACTAGTCAAAATGTATAGATCAAAG aatgACCTGTCTCAGTTACAACTGTTGATAAAGAAGTGGAGAAACTGTAGCCAGCTGTTGCTTTATGAGTTGCAATCAGCTATGTCTGAGGAGAAGAAACTAAGTGTTACTCAGTTGATAGACCACTATGGGTTAGATGATAAATTGCTACACTATAATAGAAGTGAAGAAGAATTTATAGATTTTAATTGA